A stretch of Lathyrus oleraceus cultivar Zhongwan6 chromosome 6, CAAS_Psat_ZW6_1.0, whole genome shotgun sequence DNA encodes these proteins:
- the LOC127093530 gene encoding protein RAE1, which translates to MSSFGGANTNPNKSFEVTQPPSDSVSSISFSSKANFLVATSWDNQVRCWEISKNGTALNSTPKASISHDQPVLCHAWKDDGTTVFSGGCDKQVKMWPLLSGGQPVTVAMHDAPIKEVAWIPEMSLLATGSWDKTIKYWDTRQSNPVHTQQLPDRCYTMSVRHPLMVVGTADRNLIVFNLQNPQTEYKRIVSPLKYQTRCVAAFPDQQGFLVGSIEGRVGVHHLDDAQQNKNFTFKCHRESTDIYSVNSLSFHPVHHTFATAGSDGAFNFWDKDSKQRLKAMQRCGQPIPCGAFNNDGSIYAYAVCYDWSKGAENHNPSTAKNCIYLHLPQDSEVKGKPRAGSTGRR; encoded by the exons ATGTCGAGTTTCGGAGGTGCAAATACAAATCCTAACAAATCGTTTGAG GTTACGCAACCACCTTCTGATTCTGTTTCCAGTATTTCTTTCAGTTCCAAGGCCAATTTCCTCGTTGCTACTTCATGGGACAACCAG GTTCGGTGTTGGGAGATTTCGAAGAATGGAACTGCTCTTAACAGTACTCCTAAGGCTTCCATTTCTCATGATCAACCG GTTTTGTGCCATGCTTGGAAGGATGATGGAACAACGGTTTTTTCTGGAGGTTGTGATAAGCAGGTCAAGATGTGGCCACTTTTGTCCGGAGGCCAACCGGTCACTGTTGCCATGCATGATGCTCCCATCAAAGAGGTTGCTTGGATACCCGAGATGAGTCTTTTGGCCACCGGAAGCTGGGACAAAACCATTAA GTATTGGGATACTAGGCAGTCCAATCCGGTGCATACTCAGCAACTCCCTGATCGCTGTTATACAATGTCAGTGAGACATCCTCTCATGGTTGTGGGAACTGCGGATAGGAATCTGATTGTCTTCAACTTGCAGAATCCTCAG ACGGAGTACAAAAGAATAGTATCGCCCTTGAAATATCAGACAAGATGTGTTGCTGCTTTTCCAGATCAACAAGGTTTTTTG GTTGGCTCAATAGAAGGAAGGGTTGGAGTACATCACCTTGATGATGCACAACAAAACAAGAATTTTACTTTTAAATGCCACAGAGAAAGCACTGACATATATTCAGTCAACTCCTTAAGTTTCCATCCT GTACATCACACTTTTGCAACTGCTGGATCTGATGGTGCCTTTAATTTCTGGGATAAGGACAGCAAACAGAGACTCAAG GCTATGCAAAGGTGTGGTCAGCCCATACCTTGCGGTGCATTCAATAATGATGGCTCCATATATGCTTATGCG GTTTGTTATGATTGGAGCAAAGGTGCAGAAAATCACAATCCATCGACTGCAAAGAACTGCATTTATTTGCACTTACCACAG GACTCTGAGGTTAAAGGCAAGCCACGGGCTGGATCAACGGGTAGAAGGTGA
- the LOC127097534 gene encoding uncharacterized protein LOC127097534, with protein sequence MCLIFRKRGKMQKMKNLGSIGSSGRFSTEEGEDEDISKLAISTFQAKEEEIERRKMEVKERVELQLGRAEEETRRLAYIWEELEVLEDPMKKEVAMIRKKIDLANKDLKQLGQNYQKKEKEYKETLEAFNEKNKEKANLVATLTELLTESEKMRLKKLEELCKTIESVSLKQ encoded by the exons ATGTGTCTAATTTTCAGAAAGAGAGGCAAAATGCAGAAAATGAAGAACCTTGGAAGTATTGGAAGCAGTGGGAGGTTTTCAACAGAAGAGGGTGAAGATGAGGATATTTCAAAACTGGCCATTTCCACGTTTCAAGCTAAGGAAGAAGAGATTGAGAGGAGAAAAATGGAGGTGAAAGAGAGAGTTGAACTTCAACTTGGACGCGCCGAGGAAGAGACGAGGCGCTTGGCATACATTTGGGAA GAGCTTGAAGTGCTGGAAGATCCTATGAAGAAAGAAGTTGCAATGATACGTAAAAAGATTGATTTGGCTAACAAAGATTTAAAGCAACTCGGACAGAACTACCAGAAAAAG GAGAAAGAGTATAAAGAAACCTTGGAAGCTTTTAATGAAAAAAACAAAGAGAAGGCTAATTTGGTAGCAACATTAACTGAG CTGCTGACTGAAAGTGAAAAAATGAGGTTGAAGAAACTGGAGGAGCTATGCAAGACCATAGAGTCTGTGTCACTAAAACAATAA